The following nucleotide sequence is from Pseudarthrobacter psychrotolerans.
GCTCATCGGGGCGAAGAAGCTGCGCGGCTTCTCGAAGCGCAGGTAGCTGTGGGCCACGGAGTTGATATTGCCGATGTCGGTGGAGATCATGGCGTTCTCCGGCATGGCCTTCTCGAGCTCGCGAAGGACCTGGCGCGGGGACAGCCAGTTGCCTTCCTCGTTCTTGTGCTCTTCGAGCATGTCCAGGCTGTACTCATCCTTTTCGTGGGTCCACGCGGTGAGTTCCTCTTCCCAGCTTTCCTTCTCGGCCTTGATGGTGGCGGCACGCTCGGCTTTCGTGGCGTCGCAGGCCAGGGTGAGCTGGTCCAGGCGCTTGCTCAGCTCGAGTGCCACAGCCTTGGCGTCGCCGCAGATGCCCACGCTGATCTTCTTGACCAGGCCGAGCATGGTGTGGTCGGCGTCGATCTGGATGATCTTCGCTTCGGTGGGCCAGTAGGCCTGGCCGTACTGCGGCAGGGTGCCGAACGGGCCCAGGCGGGTGCCGAGGGCGATCACGACGTCGGCCTGGGAGATGAGCTTCATGCCTGCCTTGGACCCCTGGTAGCCCAGCGGTCCGGCCCAGAGCGGGTGGCTGGCCGGGAAGGAGTCGTTGTGCTGGTAGCTGTTGACCACCGGGGCACCCAGGCGCTCGGCCAAGGCCTTGCATTCCTCGACGCCGTCGGCCATGACGACGCCGCCGCCGGAGACGATCACAGGGAACTTGGCCGTGGCGAGCAGGGCAGCCGCCTCGTCCAGGCTCTTGGTGCCGCCGGCACCGCGGTCCACGCGGCGCGGCTGCGGGATCTCCACAGTGATCTCGCCGTAGAAGTAGTCACGCGGGATGTTCAGCTGGGTGGGGCCGTTTTCAGACATGGCGCGGTCGAAGCAGCGGCCGGTGAATTCGGCCATGCGGGCCGGGTGGGTCACATGGCCCTGGTACTTGGTGAATTCCTGGAACATGGGCAACTGCTTGGCCTCCTGGAAGCCGCCGAGTCCGATGCCTGTGGTGCCGGCTTCCGGCGTCACGATGACCACGGGGCTGTGCGCCCAGAATGCTGCTGCGATGCCGGTGACGCAGTTGCTGATGCCCGGACCGTTCTGGCCGATGACCACACCGTGGCGTCCGCTGGCACGGGCATAGCCGTCAGCCATGTGGGCTGCGCCCTGCTCGTGGACCACCGGAACCAGGCGGATGCCTGCGGGGGCGAAGATGTCCATGGCGTCCATGAAGGCTGAACCCATGATGCCGAAAATATCGGTGACGTCGTTGGCGACCATCGTCTCCACGAAGGCTTCCGACGGAGTCATCTTCTGCACGCCCTTCACGACTTCGCGGACGGGCCTGGCCGGTGCTGCCTGGGCCTGGGCGCCATTGCCCTGCGCCGCAGATGACTCGGCGACGGGCGCTTCTGCCGTGCCGTCGTTGGCAACGGCTGAGAGTTCGACGGTGTCTTGGCTCATGATTGCTGCTCCTCCTCCAGGACTTCGCCCAGATACGCTAGAAATATAAAAAGTGGAACGTTACGTTCCTGTTTTGGTGCTGATGCCGAGATTATGGCAAAAGAACAGCGCCGTCAACGGGTATTTCAAATATTCGGAACGCCACGTACGATATTCTTGAAATGGATGCCAAATACGGTGCGGCTTGATCACATGGAGGACAACAAAATGGCTGAGATTCACAGGATCGGCGAGCCGGTTCTGCAGGCGCCGACGGAGCTGGCCGGGGACACCCCCACCATGCGGCTGTTCTCCCTGCTGGAACTGATCGCCACCAAGGACCAGCTCTTCACGCTCCAGGGCCTGGTGGAGGAAACGGGCACACCCAAGCCCACACTGCACCGCATGCTGCAGCAGCTGGAAGGGTCCGGCCTGCTGATCCGGGAGAACAACGGCCGGCATTACGGCACCGGAGTCCGGCTGCGGCGCATGGCCGAAAACCTGCTGATCAACGACATGCACCACGGCGCACGGCATTCGGTGCTGCGCAACCTGGTGGCGGAACTGGGTGAGAGCTGCAACGTGACGGCGGTGTCCGGCAGTGAAGTGGTCTATCTGGACCGCATCGAAACCTCCGAACCCCTGCGGATCACGCTCCAGCCCGGTTCCCGGGTGCCGGTGCACTGCTCGGCCAGCGGGAAAATGATCCTCTCCCAGCTCAGCCCGGCCCAGCGCAGGCGCCTCATTGCCGCCGCCCCGCTGGAGCGCTACACGAACAAGACCGTGACAGACCCTGAGCTGATCGAGGAGGAACTCCAGCGCGTCCGCCGCGACGGCTACGCCATCGATGACGAGGAATTCCTGCCGGGCATGGTCTGCGTGGCCGTGCTGGTCCCCACCGCCAACGCGGTGTCCAACCTCTGCGTCGCGGTCCAGGCCCCGGTTATGCGGCTCACCCCGAGAAGGGGCTGAAGCTGCTCCCGGCCCTGCAGCGTGCCGCCGCGGCGATCAGCCTGATCGAGGCCGAGTCCGGTTCCGCGGAAGGAACGGTCGACGGCGGCAGCACCACCGGGGGCAGCCCTGCCGGGGCGGAGGAGGAGCTGTGGAGCAGCTGACCCGCCTGATGCCCGACGAGATGGTTTCAGTCCGCGAGGTTTTCAATCTCGATTCGGACCTCAAGGTAGCGGCCTTCCGGGAAGCCGACGAGCACGTCCCCGAGGTGGACCCCGCCTACCGTTTCAACCACGACGTCACGCTTGCCATCCTGGCCGCCTTCACCCGGAACCGGCGGATGCTGCTCCAGGGCCTGCACGGAACAGGCAAGTCCACGCACATCGAGCAGGTGGCCGCGCGGCTGAACTGGCCCTGTGTGCGGGTGAACCTGGACGGCCACATCAGCCGGCTTGACCTGGTGGGCCGCGACACCGTGGTCCTGAAGGACGGCAAACAGATCACCGAGTTCCAGGAAGGCATCGTCCCCTGGGCCATCCAACGGCCCGTGGCACTGATCCTGGATGAGTACGACGCCGGCCGGCCGGACGTGATGTTCGTGATCCAGCGGCTCCTGGAACGCGACGGCAAGCTGACGCTGCTGGACCAGAACAGGGTCCTTGACGTACACCCCGGGTTCCGGCTCTTTGCCACGGCCAACACCGTGGGACTGGGAAACCTCAACGGCATGTACCACGGCGTCCAGCGGCTCAACCATGCCCAGATCGACCGATGGAACATCGTCGCCGCCCTGAACCATCCCCCGGCGGAGGACGAGATCGGGATCGTGCTGGCGCGGGTCCCCGAGCTGGACGACGCAGCCGGCCGGAAACTGGTGGCGTCCATGGTGTCCGTGGCCAAGCTGACGCGGGACGGTTTCCGGGTAGGCGATCTGTCCACCCTGATGTCCCCGCGCACCGTCATCACCTGGGCTGAGAACATCGGGATCTTCGGCGATGCCGGCAAGGCCTTCCAGCTGTCCTTCGTCAACAAATGCGATGAGGCCGAGCAACCGCTCATTGCCGAGTACTTCCAGCGCTGCTTCGACCGCGAGCTGGAAGCACCGCGGACGTCCGGATACCTGCCCGCCGAACCGCACCCCGCTGCCGCCTTCGCCGTCGCGGCCGGATAGGCCAAGCCATGGCCTCCCTTGCGGTACAGACGGAGCAGGCGGAGACGGAACGGGCGGAGGCCGCCTCCCGGCAGCTCGCAGCCGCCTCGCTACGCCGCCGCAAGCAGACCCTTGAGCTGTGCGCCGCGGCGATGCGTGCGATCAGCGGGCAGGGCGGCCTGCACTTCCGTGGCCCTGCACTGTACCGGGCGAGCGCCCCGGTGCCCATGCCGGCGCCCCACCTCCACCCGGGCACGGACAGCACAGACCTGGACGCCTTCCGTGGCGCGGCAGACGGCATGGCGCTGCGCCTGCAGCACAGCGACGCCGCCCTGCACGGGAACCTCTGCCCTGTAACGCCTGCACGCATGCTGGTGTTCGAGATGCTCGAACAGTTCCGCACCGAATCGCTGGTTGACGCTGCAATGCCGGGGGTCCGGGCCAACCTGAACCGCCGCTTCCAGCAATGGTCCCGGGAGTTCGAGGCGTCCACCCTGGCCGACACGGACCTGGGGATTATCCTCTTCACCGTCGCCCAGGTCTGCCGGGCGAGGATCACCGCGGAGCCGATGTCCCCGGACTTCGAGGACCGGATTGAATCGACCCGGGCCGAGCTTGCCCCGCACCTCGGCACCCATCTGGCCGCTCTGCGGAGGGAACGGTTCTCCCAGCCGGGCTTCGCCCGCCATGCCCTCGCCATCGCGGAGACCGTCGCCGCCATCAGCGAGGTCCTGGAAGCCCGGGAAACGCGGCCCTCCCGTTCCGGTGGCCGGGCGCTGCAGTTCCAGCTGCTCTTCGACCAGGACAGCAACGACGACGCCGTCCCCACAGCAAGGTATGGGCGCAGCGATGCGCTGGAGGACGGAGAAGGCGGATACCGGCGCTTCACCACGGCCTATGACCGCGAGTTCCAGGCCACGGATCTGGTCCGCGCCGAACTGCTGCGCGGATACCGGCAGCAGCTCGACGACGACATAGCCAGGCAGGGCATCAACGTGCCCCGGCTGGGCCGTGCCCTGGGTGCGGTGCTGTCCACAGCCATCCACGACGGCTGGGACGGCGACGCCCTCGAAGGACGCCTTGACGGCAGCAGGCTCGCCCGGCTGGTCACGGCCTCCGGGGACCGCAGGGTGTTCCGGACCGAACGGACCGAACCGCGGAGCGATGCCACGGTGACGTTCCTGGTGGACTGCTCCGGTTCCATGAAGGAGCACAGCGCCGCCGTGGCCGCGCTGGTGGACGTCTACGCGCGCGCCCTGGAGCTGGCGGGGGCTCGCTGCGAAGTCCTGGGCTTCACCACGGCGGCCTGGAACGGCGGCCGTGCCG
It contains:
- a CDS encoding AAA family ATPase; amino-acid sequence: MEQLTRLMPDEMVSVREVFNLDSDLKVAAFREADEHVPEVDPAYRFNHDVTLAILAAFTRNRRMLLQGLHGTGKSTHIEQVAARLNWPCVRVNLDGHISRLDLVGRDTVVLKDGKQITEFQEGIVPWAIQRPVALILDEYDAGRPDVMFVIQRLLERDGKLTLLDQNRVLDVHPGFRLFATANTVGLGNLNGMYHGVQRLNHAQIDRWNIVAALNHPPAEDEIGIVLARVPELDDAAGRKLVASMVSVAKLTRDGFRVGDLSTLMSPRTVITWAENIGIFGDAGKAFQLSFVNKCDEAEQPLIAEYFQRCFDRELEAPRTSGYLPAEPHPAAAFAVAAG
- the xsc gene encoding sulfoacetaldehyde acetyltransferase produces the protein MSQDTVELSAVANDGTAEAPVAESSAAQGNGAQAQAAPARPVREVVKGVQKMTPSEAFVETMVANDVTDIFGIMGSAFMDAMDIFAPAGIRLVPVVHEQGAAHMADGYARASGRHGVVIGQNGPGISNCVTGIAAAFWAHSPVVIVTPEAGTTGIGLGGFQEAKQLPMFQEFTKYQGHVTHPARMAEFTGRCFDRAMSENGPTQLNIPRDYFYGEITVEIPQPRRVDRGAGGTKSLDEAAALLATAKFPVIVSGGGVVMADGVEECKALAERLGAPVVNSYQHNDSFPASHPLWAGPLGYQGSKAGMKLISQADVVIALGTRLGPFGTLPQYGQAYWPTEAKIIQIDADHTMLGLVKKISVGICGDAKAVALELSKRLDQLTLACDATKAERAATIKAEKESWEEELTAWTHEKDEYSLDMLEEHKNEEGNWLSPRQVLRELEKAMPENAMISTDIGNINSVAHSYLRFEKPRSFFAPMSFGNCGYALPTMIGAKAAAMDRPAVAYAGDGAWAMSMGEVLTAVRHDIPVTAIVFRNRQWGAEKKNQVEFYNRRFIAGELDNGESFAAMAQTMGAEGIVVDQLEEVGPALQRALAAQMEEGKTTVIEIMCTRELGDPFRRDALAKPVRTLEKYKDYV
- a CDS encoding cobalt chelatase codes for the protein MASLAVQTEQAETERAEAASRQLAAASLRRRKQTLELCAAAMRAISGQGGLHFRGPALYRASAPVPMPAPHLHPGTDSTDLDAFRGAADGMALRLQHSDAALHGNLCPVTPARMLVFEMLEQFRTESLVDAAMPGVRANLNRRFQQWSREFEASTLADTDLGIILFTVAQVCRARITAEPMSPDFEDRIESTRAELAPHLGTHLAALRRERFSQPGFARHALAIAETVAAISEVLEARETRPSRSGGRALQFQLLFDQDSNDDAVPTARYGRSDALEDGEGGYRRFTTAYDREFQATDLVRAELLRGYRQQLDDDIARQGINVPRLGRALGAVLSTAIHDGWDGDALEGRLDGSRLARLVTASGDRRVFRTERTEPRSDATVTFLVDCSGSMKEHSAAVAALVDVYARALELAGARCEVLGFTTAAWNGGRAGKDWIRAGRPPHPGRLNEVRHLVFKDADTAWRRARPAIAGLMKKDLFREGADGEAVDWACARLSGSSGGSGSERRVLLVVSDGSPMDGATALANDGHYLEQHLRDVVAAHEAAGTTEIFGLGVGLDLSPYYRRNISLDLSRGSSAAVVGQVLAMLAGRR
- a CDS encoding IclR family transcriptional regulator, with amino-acid sequence MAEIHRIGEPVLQAPTELAGDTPTMRLFSLLELIATKDQLFTLQGLVEETGTPKPTLHRMLQQLEGSGLLIRENNGRHYGTGVRLRRMAENLLINDMHHGARHSVLRNLVAELGESCNVTAVSGSEVVYLDRIETSEPLRITLQPGSRVPVHCSASGKMILSQLSPAQRRRLIAAAPLERYTNKTVTDPELIEEELQRVRRDGYAIDDEEFLPGMVCVAVLVPTANAVSNLCVAVQAPVMRLTPRRG